The following coding sequences lie in one Arachis ipaensis cultivar K30076 chromosome B05, Araip1.1, whole genome shotgun sequence genomic window:
- the LOC110271652 gene encoding S-protein homolog 5-like encodes MTISSKSLSKVVIMLILVSFNLNVSMIDGEVDFPQRYTVHVTMQNKLPDMQQLGIHCKDRTHDLGFKVVPAGQSWTFYFSPGIINTALFFCSFNWYEGGGVHRFDIYDADRDGGVCDQCTWDIHNDGLCRVTGTGAPRCFHYKGE; translated from the coding sequence ATGACGATCTCATCAAAATCACTCTCTAAGGTTGTAATAATGCTCATACTTGTTTCTTTCAATCTCAATGTCAGTATGATTGATGGTGAAGTTGATTTTCCTCAACGTTATACGGTTCATGTGACAATGCAAAACAAACTGCCGGATATGCAGCAGCTTGGTATTCATTGCAAGGATAGAACTCACGATTTAGGGTTCAAAGTCGTTCCAGCTGGTCAAAGTTGGACTTTCTATTTCAGTCCAGGGATTATTAACACAGCTTTGTTCTTCTGTAGCTTTAATTGGTATGAGGGGGGAGGAGTACATCGCTTTGATATTTATGATGCTGACCGTGATGGTGGTGTATGCGACCAGTGTACTTGGGACATCCACAATGACGGTCTATGTAGGGTTACGGGCACGGGTGCTCCTAGATGTTTTCATTATAAGGGCGAGTAA